One window of Vitis riparia cultivar Riparia Gloire de Montpellier isolate 1030 chromosome 5, EGFV_Vit.rip_1.0, whole genome shotgun sequence genomic DNA carries:
- the LOC117913842 gene encoding protein SHORT-ROOT-like, protein MDRTLFTPKGTYFFHHPTQQSNGTQPDMQSSNNQPQTSHTSTSRSSDSGEPCVTGKWASSLLKECARAISDKDSSRIHHLLWMLNELASPYGDCDQKLASYFLQALFCKATESGHRCYKTLSSVAEKSHSFDSARKLILKFQEVSPWTTFGHVASNGAILEALEGETKLHIIDISNTLCTQWPTLLEALATRNDETPRLKLTVVVTASLVRSVMKEIGQRMEKFARLMGVPFEFQVISGVNHLGELTKEGLGVRDDEAVAVNCIGALRRVEVEERRRVIQTLQSLGPRVVTVVEEEADFSSSRNDFVKCFEECLRFYTLYFEMLEESFVPTSNERLMLERECSRSIVRVLACDDIEDDTGEDCERREKGIQWSEGLKEAFSPLGFSEDVVDDVKALLKRYRSGWALVPPQQGENHQLGIYLTWKDEPVVWASAWKP, encoded by the coding sequence ATGGACAGAACTCTCTTCACTCCAAAGGGGACATACTTCTTCCACCACCCTACCCAGCAAAGCAATGGTACTCAGCCAGACATGCAAAGCAGCAACAATCAACCCCAGACCAGTCACACGTCTACTAGCCGGTCTTCCGACTCCGGTGAGCCTTGCGTCACAGGGAAATGGGCGTCGAGCCTTCTAAAGGAGTGTGCCCGGGCCATATCGGACAAGGACTCTAGCAGGATTCATCACCTGCTATGGATGCTTAACGAGCTGGCTTCCCCTTATGGAGATTGTGATCAGAAGTTGGCTTCCTATTTCTTGCAAGCGCTGTTTTGTAAGGCGACGGAGTCCGGCCATCGCTGCTACAAAACCCTAAGTTCAGTGGCGGAGAAGAGCCATTCGTTTGATTCTGCCAGGAAGTTGATACTCAAGTTCCAAGAGGTGAGTCCATGGACAACTTTTGGGCATGTAGCTTCAAATGGGGCTATCTTGGAGGCCTTAGAAGGGGAGACCAAGCTTCATATAATTGATATAAGCAACACGCTATGCACTCAATGGCCCACTTTGCTAGAAGCCTTGGCGACTAGAAACGATGAGACGCCGCGCCTAAAGCTCACTGTCGTGGTAACGGCGAGCCTCGTGAGGTCGGTGATGAAGGAGATAGGGCAAAGAATGGAGAAATTTGCTAGGTTAATGGGAGTACCGTTCGAGTTTCAAGTGATAAGTGGGGTGAATCATTTAGGAGAGCTTACAAAGGAGGGGCTAGGCGTTCGAGACGATGAGGCGGTGGCGGTGAATTGCATCGGGGCCTTGAGGAGGGTTGAGGTGGAGGAAAGGAGAAGAGTAATTCAGACGCTGCAGTCTCTTGGGCCTAGGGTTGTGACAGTGGTTGAGGAAGAAGCTGATTTTTCAAGCTCAAGAAATGACTTTGTCAAGTGCTTTGAAGAGTGCCTTAGATTTTACACATTATATTTTGAGATGCTGGAGGAGAGCTTTGTGCCAACTAGTAATGAGAGGTTGATGCTGGAGAGGGAGTGCTCAAGGAGCATAGTTAGGGTTTTGGCCTGCGACGACATCGAAGATGACACCGGAGAAGACTGCGAGAGAAGGGAGAAAGGCATCCAGTGGTCTGAGGGGCTCAAGGAGGCATTTTCACCATTAGGGTTTAGCGAGGATGTGGTGGACGACGTCAAGGCGCTGCTCAAGCGGTATCGGTCCGGTTGGGCACTTGTGCCACCTCAACAAGGAGAAAATCATCAGCTGGGAATCTACTTGACATGGAAGGATGAACCAGTAGTATGGGCTTCAGCTTGGAAACCCTAA